Sequence from the Candidatus Binatia bacterium genome:
GACAGGTTGTTACGACCCGTACTATGGCACGGCTGATGCCGTTGGGGGCCGTCCACCCCATCTTCGTCAGCCTGGTAAAGGACGCGCTGCTCGCCAGCACCACCGTCGCTGGCAAGCCGATCGAAATCTGGTTTCAGGACGAAGCCCGTGTCGGCCAGAAGGGCACGCACGCCTATGTCTGGGCGCCGGTTGGTTCGTGCCCGCTCATGGTGCGCGATAACCGCCATGACTCCGTCTATCTCTACGGTGCGATCTGCCCCGCCCGTGGTGTGGGCGCCGCCATCATCATGCCCGCGGCCAACACCGAGGGTATGAACGAGCATCTCAAGGAAATCAGCACCCAGGTCGCCCCGGGCGCCCACTGCCTGCTGCTCTGCGATGGCGCTGGCTGGCATCAGGCTGGCGAGAAGCTCCATCTGCCAGACAACATCACGCTGCTGAAACTGCCGCCCTACGCGCCCGAATTGAACTCGATGGAAAACGTCTGGGAGTATCTGCGCGCCAACAAGCTCTGCAACCTCGTCTGGGACACTTACGATGCGATCGTCGAGGCTTGCCGAAAGGCCTGGAGGTTCCTGATAGAAGACCCAGATCGGATAAGGTCAATCGGAACACGCGAGTGGGCATCGGTCAGTGGTTAGGACGGCTGTTGGGGTGGACGGCCCAACGGCATCTCGTGCCAAAGTTGAGTTGTCATACACCAACCAAGGACCGTCCAGATGAAGTATAAGCGCATCGCGATTGATACGTCCAAGCACGTGTTCACTCTGC
This genomic interval carries:
- a CDS encoding IS630 family transposase — its product is MARLMPLGAVHPIFVSLVKDALLASTTVAGKPIEIWFQDEARVGQKGTHAYVWAPVGSCPLMVRDNRHDSVYLYGAICPARGVGAAIIMPAANTEGMNEHLKEISTQVAPGAHCLLLCDGAGWHQAGEKLHLPDNITLLKLPPYAPELNSMENVWEYLRANKLCNLVWDTYDAIVEACRKAWRFLIEDPDRIRSIGTREWASVSG